The following are encoded together in the Pedobacter steynii genome:
- a CDS encoding DHH family phosphoesterase: MLSVSEIKSLLATPQKIVITTHHKPDGDAMGSSLGLYAYLIQKGHHVKVITPTDYPYFLHWLPNNSDVIIYTEQQELSARLVEEASMVFCLDFNTLSRINELGELVRASDAYKIMIDHHLDPEDFDDYRHWSISACAAAQLVYDFIVNELKEGEFMNKDIATCLYTGIMTDSGSFRFPSADATVYRIAADLIDFGAEHWRIHQLVYDNATENRLRFLGHCLSNKLEILRDYRTAIITVTKEELKEFNIQTGDTEGIVNYALSVNGIKLAAFIIERTDKVKLSLRSTGDFPANEICKKYFNGGGHRNAAGGYSDKNLTDTVLEFKALLEEYKTQLLQ; the protein is encoded by the coding sequence ATGCTATCTGTTTCCGAAATAAAATCATTGCTGGCTACGCCGCAGAAAATTGTAATTACCACCCATCATAAACCTGATGGTGATGCGATGGGGTCATCTTTGGGCTTATATGCTTATCTGATCCAGAAAGGGCACCATGTAAAGGTGATTACGCCTACGGATTACCCTTACTTTTTACATTGGCTTCCCAATAATTCTGATGTGATCATTTATACGGAACAACAGGAATTATCTGCCAGGTTGGTGGAAGAAGCTTCTATGGTATTCTGTCTGGATTTTAATACGCTGAGCAGAATCAATGAACTTGGAGAGTTGGTGAGGGCATCGGATGCTTATAAGATCATGATTGATCATCACCTGGATCCCGAAGATTTTGACGATTATCGCCATTGGAGTATCAGTGCCTGTGCAGCAGCTCAACTGGTTTATGATTTTATTGTCAATGAACTGAAAGAGGGGGAATTTATGAATAAGGATATTGCGACCTGTTTGTATACAGGTATCATGACCGATTCAGGTTCTTTCCGTTTCCCTTCTGCTGATGCTACTGTTTACCGGATTGCTGCAGACCTGATTGATTTTGGCGCTGAACATTGGAGAATTCATCAACTGGTCTATGACAATGCAACGGAGAACCGACTGCGTTTTCTTGGACATTGTCTGAGCAATAAACTGGAGATTCTTCGTGATTACCGCACCGCAATCATTACTGTGACTAAAGAGGAGCTAAAAGAATTCAATATTCAGACCGGTGATACGGAAGGAATTGTAAATTATGCGCTGTCAGTAAATGGGATAAAACTTGCTGCATTTATTATTGAGAGAACTGATAAAGTTAAATTATCTTTGCGCTCCACCGGAGATTTTCCTGCAAATGAAATTTGTAAGAAATATTTTAATGGGGGAGGCCACAGGAACGCTGCAGGTGGGTATTCAGATAAAAATCTGACAGATACTGTGTTGGAGTT